From the Candidatus Hydrogenedentota bacterium genome, one window contains:
- a CDS encoding sigma-70 family RNA polymerase sigma factor has protein sequence MAGHLTGKQTSEFLELVGKHRDEFYRYVLRTVWDSGTAEDTFQAALLAAYENFHRFTPGTNFRAWVYRIITNKCFVANRETARTPAPLDDVEPGLVAVGEQHGYGDVLKDPAAFLEQCGDEVNAAFKRLSTAERSCILLRGVERFSYQEIAEILEMPVGTVMTHLSRGRAKLRQDLLEYARENGIVRSFPRLVPREDQGEDERRERGTL, from the coding sequence ATGGCCGGACACTTGACCGGAAAACAGACCTCGGAGTTTCTCGAACTTGTTGGGAAGCACCGGGATGAATTCTATCGGTACGTGTTGCGTACCGTATGGGATTCGGGAACCGCTGAAGACACCTTTCAGGCGGCTCTGCTTGCCGCCTACGAAAATTTTCATCGTTTCACGCCCGGAACGAATTTCCGGGCCTGGGTGTATCGCATCATCACAAACAAGTGTTTTGTGGCGAATCGCGAGACGGCCCGAACGCCTGCTCCGCTGGATGACGTCGAGCCGGGACTTGTCGCCGTGGGCGAACAACACGGCTACGGCGACGTCCTCAAGGACCCTGCCGCCTTCCTGGAGCAATGCGGCGACGAGGTCAACGCGGCGTTTAAGCGGTTATCCACCGCCGAACGGTCGTGCATCTTGTTGCGCGGCGTCGAGCGGTTCTCCTACCAGGAGATCGCGGAGATCCTGGAGATGCCGGTTGGCACGGTCATGACCCATTTGTCGCGAGGCCGCGCCAAACTTCGGCAAGACTTGCTGGAATACGCACGGGAGAACGGGATCGTACGATCCTTTCCCCGGCTTGTCCCTCGGGAAGATCAGGGAGAGGATGAGCGAAGAGAAAGAGGGACGTTGTAA